One region of Thunnus albacares chromosome 8, fThuAlb1.1, whole genome shotgun sequence genomic DNA includes:
- the fam210ab gene encoding uncharacterized protein C18orf19 homolog B, which yields MMIMQRILSYGTLRRAAVVRPLLVGVTVHEPPVAFCCSALRLSLPTPTGRLWLSTSASSNAAHQPKHQPPEEEPQASSAPPSQAVRKEEAEPEFVEVDPLQDKSIGLVQRFKRTFKQYGKVMIPVHLVTSSMWFGTFYYAAMKGVNVVPFLEMIGLPESLVGLLRDSSSGYALTAYAMYKIATPARYTVTLGGTSLSVQYLRKNGYLSTPPPVKEYIQDKMEETKEKLSEKMEETKERFSEKMEETKERFSEKMEETKDKLSEKLQETKDRVSEGKAFFRKKND from the exons atGATGATAATGCAGCGCATCCTATCCTATGGTACACTGCGCCGGGCGGCAGTGGTGCGCCCATTGCTGGTGGGCGTCACCGTCCATGAACCGCCAGTAGCATTTTGCTGCTCTGCCCTCCGCCTGTCCCTGCCGACACCTACAGGCCGACTCTGGCTGTCAACCTCAGCCTCCAGCAATGCAGCACATCAGCCGAAACACCAGCCGCCAGAGGAGGAGCCACAGGCCAGCTCCGCACCTCCATCACAGGCGGTCCGGAAAGAGGAAGCTGAGCCTGAATTTGTAGAGGTGGACCCCCTGCAGGATAAATCCATCGGTCTGGTCCAGAGGTTTAAGAGGACTTTCAAACAGTACGGGAAGGTGATGATCCCCGTGCATCTCGTGACGTCCTCCATGTGGTTTGGAACCTTCTATTACGCTGCTATGAA AGGTGTGAATGTAGTGCCATTTCTGGAGATGATCGGTCTACCAGAGTCACTAGTTGGCCTTTTGAGAGACTCTTCAAGTGGTTATGCTCTGACTGCATACGCCATGTACAAG ATCGCCACTCCTGCCAGATATACAGTGACTCTGGGTGGCACATCACTATCTGTTCAGTACCTCCGCAAGAACGGCTACTTATCCACACCACCGCCAGTTAAAGAATACATCCAGGACAAAATGGAAGAGACAAAGgagaaactgtcagaaaaaatgGAGGAGACAAAGGAGAGATTTTCcgagaaaatggaggaaactaAAGAACGCTTTTCTGAGAAAATGGAAGAGACTAAGGACAAGCTTTCTGAGAAACTGCAGGAAACCAAAGACAGAGTGTCTGAGGGAAAAGCGTTTTTTAGGAAGAAAAACGATTAG